The Cyclobacteriaceae bacterium genome includes a region encoding these proteins:
- a CDS encoding glycoside hydrolase family 3 protein — protein sequence MNSCKTKPETPYRDLNKNGKKDVYEDITQSVENRVSDLLSQMNVEEKAGVMFISGVRINEDGSLDDIPGKGMFAKMPQANKLLEEKNINNVNFWVAPNTKALATWYNNIQKAAENSRLGIPFTVASDPRHYFSSNVFAMAANEFSQWPEQLGFAAIGDEKLMRQFGDIARQEYKAVGITEALHPMADLATEPRWPRVSGTFGEDADLAGRMVKAYVLGFQGDHLDSNGVACMTKHFSGGGPQKEGLDSHFEFHKGQIYPGNNFNYHILPFEGAFAAHTAAMMPYYGVPVDQTSENVGFGFNRDIITKLLREKYEYDGVVCTDWGLITDSDMGFTVWPARAWGVEGLSEEDRVKKVIDAGCDQFGGESRPELVVKLVKEGRITEQRIDESVRRILRLKFTLGLFDNPFVNVEKATQIVGKPEWKKLGEETQRRSLTLLKNENNTLPLKEGTLKIYIQDIDPKVAALYGTVVENPKSADIAIIRLRTPWVPFDTKNPMARGFHHGDLDFKGTKKDSIIQLLKTVPTIVDIYIDRPAVIPEISHYAKGLLANYGASDAALLDVVFGKAKPEGKLPFELPSSMEAVRNQKEDLPHDSKNPLFKYGFGLSY from the coding sequence ATGAATTCTTGTAAAACGAAACCTGAGACTCCCTATCGAGATCTCAACAAGAATGGCAAAAAGGATGTCTACGAAGACATTACCCAATCTGTGGAAAATCGTGTGAGTGATCTTTTGAGCCAGATGAATGTTGAGGAGAAAGCCGGCGTGATGTTTATTTCTGGTGTTCGTATTAATGAAGATGGCTCTCTGGATGATATTCCGGGAAAAGGAATGTTTGCAAAAATGCCACAAGCCAATAAACTCCTTGAGGAGAAGAATATCAACAACGTTAATTTCTGGGTAGCTCCTAATACAAAAGCTCTGGCTACCTGGTACAATAATATTCAGAAGGCAGCTGAGAATTCGCGATTAGGAATACCATTTACCGTTGCCTCAGATCCACGACATTATTTCAGTAGCAATGTTTTTGCAATGGCTGCCAACGAATTTTCACAATGGCCTGAACAACTTGGCTTTGCTGCGATTGGTGATGAAAAACTGATGCGCCAATTCGGAGATATAGCACGTCAAGAGTATAAGGCCGTAGGAATAACAGAAGCTTTGCATCCCATGGCGGATCTGGCTACTGAACCTCGCTGGCCCCGCGTGAGTGGTACTTTTGGTGAAGATGCAGATCTTGCTGGCAGAATGGTTAAGGCGTACGTTCTTGGATTTCAGGGAGATCATCTTGATTCGAACGGTGTTGCCTGTATGACAAAACACTTCTCTGGTGGTGGTCCTCAAAAAGAAGGATTGGATTCTCATTTTGAATTTCATAAAGGACAGATCTATCCGGGAAATAATTTTAATTACCACATTCTTCCTTTTGAGGGAGCCTTTGCTGCTCACACTGCCGCGATGATGCCTTACTATGGCGTGCCAGTGGATCAGACCAGTGAGAATGTTGGGTTTGGTTTCAATAGAGACATCATCACAAAACTCCTTCGCGAAAAATATGAGTATGATGGAGTTGTTTGTACTGACTGGGGACTCATTACCGATTCGGATATGGGCTTTACGGTTTGGCCTGCACGCGCATGGGGCGTTGAAGGTCTAAGCGAAGAGGACAGAGTGAAGAAAGTGATTGATGCAGGTTGCGATCAGTTTGGTGGTGAAAGTCGTCCAGAGCTTGTTGTTAAGCTTGTTAAGGAAGGAAGGATCACGGAGCAGCGCATCGACGAATCTGTAAGAAGAATTCTTCGGTTGAAATTCACACTTGGTCTTTTTGATAATCCTTTTGTAAACGTTGAGAAAGCTACTCAGATTGTTGGAAAGCCTGAATGGAAAAAGCTAGGTGAAGAAACGCAAAGACGTTCACTGACTCTCTTGAAGAATGAAAACAATACTTTGCCTTTGAAAGAGGGTACGCTGAAAATTTATATACAGGACATTGATCCTAAAGTTGCTGCGTTGTATGGAACCGTTGTTGAAAATCCGAAGAGTGCAGACATTGCCATTATTCGTTTGAGAACTCCATGGGTGCCCTTCGATACAAAAAATCCAATGGCGAGAGGCTTTCATCATGGTGACCTTGACTTCAAAGGCACTAAAAAAGATAGCATCATTCAGTTGCTGAAAACTGTCCCTACGATCGTGGATATTTATATTGATCGCCCTGCAGTCATACCTGAAATCAGTCATTATGCAAAAGGATTGTTAGCCAACTATGGAGCAAGTGATGCCGCTTTACTGGATGTTGTTTTTGGAAAGGCGAAGCCGGAAGGAAAGTTGCCATTTGAATTGCCATCCTCCATGGAAGCTGTGCGTAATCAGAAGGAAGATCTGCCACATGATTCAAAGAATCCATTGTTTAAATATGGCTTTGGATTGAGTTATTGA